The following are encoded in a window of Actinomycetota bacterium genomic DNA:
- a CDS encoding glycosyltransferase family 2 protein produces MALVAARDEAELIGMTVQALRMIDGVSEVVVVDDGSRDATSARAIEAGATVFRRERPLGKGDAVDRALQGAMADVWLLADGDLGSSASALAAVLEAVLEGDADLAIAAFPPEREGGGFGLVKRAARWAIRRLCGFDATEPLSGQRAMTATAIDAVRPLAHGFGMETAMTIDAVRAGLRVVEVPAGLSHRPSFRNARGFVHRGRQGWDVVRAVLPRAFRFR; encoded by the coding sequence GTGGCGCTCGTGGCCGCGCGCGACGAGGCCGAGCTGATCGGGATGACCGTACAGGCGCTCCGGATGATCGACGGCGTCTCGGAGGTCGTCGTCGTCGACGACGGATCGCGCGACGCCACGTCGGCGAGGGCGATCGAGGCCGGCGCTACGGTATTTCGGCGGGAGCGCCCCCTCGGCAAGGGCGATGCCGTCGATCGAGCGCTCCAGGGCGCGATGGCCGACGTATGGCTGCTCGCGGACGGCGATCTCGGCTCGAGCGCGTCGGCGCTGGCCGCGGTGCTCGAGGCCGTGCTCGAGGGGGATGCCGATCTCGCCATCGCCGCGTTCCCCCCGGAGCGTGAGGGCGGCGGGTTCGGGCTCGTGAAGCGAGCCGCGCGCTGGGCGATCCGCCGTCTGTGTGGATTCGACGCGACCGAACCGCTCTCCGGTCAGCGGGCGATGACCGCGACGGCGATCGACGCGGTCCGGCCGCTCGCGCACGGATTCGGGATGGAGACGGCGATGACCATCGATGCCGTGCGCGCCGGACTCCGCGTCGTCGAGGTGCCCGCTGGGCTCTCGCACCGGCCGAGCTTTCGAAACGCACGCGGGTTCGTCCACCGGGGCAGACAGGGGTGGGACGTCGTGCGTGCGGTCCTGCCGCGTGCGTTCCGGTTCCGATGA
- a CDS encoding copper transporter: MISFRYHVVTIVAVFLALAIGLLGGGAFVQPALQDQLEQQTLEQLRNNAELREQLDEVRAEVAAMNGFASSALPYLARDRLIGSTAVIVAHEDVEDAVVASAEEALTIGGAEIVASISASSDLLSEDPETQAQLADILGIFSAPPEELSAAAAAALARRLRAAPDDGALPEDDVLNRLLSAGFLDTSEEKPSLDDIGRSGQIVVVLAGGATEESALAPDAFAVPLVDALTELGVPVAAGESATTPVPYVGAVDGDGVVTVDDLDLTMGGAALVLGLDRLLATGEGGTYGLKDGADPLPPLA, from the coding sequence GTGATCTCGTTCCGGTATCACGTCGTAACGATCGTCGCGGTCTTCCTGGCGCTGGCGATCGGGCTCCTCGGTGGGGGAGCGTTCGTTCAGCCGGCGCTGCAGGACCAACTGGAGCAGCAGACCCTGGAGCAGCTGCGGAACAACGCGGAGCTTCGCGAACAGCTCGATGAGGTGAGGGCTGAGGTCGCGGCGATGAACGGGTTCGCGTCGTCGGCACTGCCGTACCTCGCCCGCGACCGCCTCATCGGGAGCACCGCGGTGATCGTGGCGCACGAGGACGTCGAGGACGCCGTTGTCGCCAGCGCCGAGGAGGCGCTCACTATCGGTGGCGCCGAGATCGTCGCGTCAATCTCCGCGTCGAGCGATCTGTTGTCGGAGGACCCCGAGACGCAGGCGCAGCTTGCGGACATCCTGGGGATCTTCTCGGCGCCGCCCGAGGAGCTGTCGGCGGCGGCAGCTGCCGCGCTCGCGCGACGGCTGCGCGCGGCGCCCGACGACGGCGCCCTTCCAGAGGACGACGTGCTGAACAGGTTGCTGTCGGCCGGGTTCTTGGATACGAGCGAGGAGAAGCCGAGCCTCGACGACATCGGTCGGAGCGGACAGATCGTCGTCGTGCTCGCCGGGGGCGCCACCGAGGAATCCGCGCTCGCGCCTGACGCGTTCGCGGTTCCGCTCGTGGACGCGCTCACCGAGCTGGGTGTTCCCGTCGCGGCCGGCGAGTCGGCCACGACGCCCGTTCCGTACGTCGGCGCCGTCGACGGCGACGGCGTGGTGACCGTGGACGACCTGGACCTCACCATGGGTGGCGCCGCGCTCGTTCTGGGGCTGGATCGACTGCTCGCCACCGGCGAGGGCGGGACATACGGGCTCAAGGACGGGGCGGATCCCCTGCCGCCACTCGCGTAA
- the steA gene encoding putative cytokinetic ring protein SteA, protein MRRQRPNEGSARVDARTKLLVQRAGAGDIAVIDHEDLDRVSAEALVRAGVAGVVNAATSITRRYPNLGPLTLVGAGIPLIDSCGSLLLKKIREGDPVKLRGDRVLVRDRLVAVGIRQSESAIRDAMATAQLALAERFESFAANTVDFMQRERDLLFGGSGLPPLAHDLARRHVLVVVRGPNHKEDLAVLGPYIRDVRPVLVGVDGGADALIEAGYRPEIIIGDMDSVSDGALRLALANGHLWRRRPPTEVVLHAYEDGHAPGRARLDDLGVPYSVVAAAGTSEDVAYLLAHEKGAETIVAVGSHGNLREFLDKGRRGMASTFLVRLRVGEILMDAKGVSRVYSSRLRTRDGLLLVGAAFAAIGAVIAVSPPLRLYVIQLFEEFRQWLFDLKALL, encoded by the coding sequence TTGCGGCGTCAACGGCCGAACGAGGGTTCCGCCCGCGTCGACGCGCGTACGAAGCTTCTCGTCCAGCGCGCTGGCGCGGGCGACATCGCCGTCATCGATCATGAGGATCTCGACCGCGTCTCTGCGGAAGCGCTGGTCCGCGCCGGTGTCGCCGGCGTGGTGAACGCTGCCACCTCCATCACCCGCCGATATCCGAACCTCGGACCGCTGACTCTGGTGGGAGCGGGGATCCCCTTGATCGACTCGTGTGGATCCCTCCTGCTCAAGAAGATCCGAGAGGGCGATCCGGTGAAGCTCCGGGGCGACCGAGTGCTCGTCCGCGATCGGCTCGTCGCGGTCGGCATCCGCCAGAGCGAGAGCGCCATCCGAGACGCGATGGCAACGGCGCAACTGGCGCTGGCGGAACGGTTCGAGAGCTTCGCCGCGAACACCGTCGACTTCATGCAGCGCGAACGCGACCTGTTGTTCGGAGGCTCGGGCCTGCCGCCGCTCGCGCACGACCTGGCCCGTCGCCACGTTCTCGTGGTGGTTCGCGGTCCCAACCACAAGGAGGACCTCGCAGTACTCGGTCCGTACATCCGCGACGTGCGCCCGGTCCTGGTCGGCGTCGACGGTGGGGCCGACGCACTGATCGAGGCGGGGTACCGACCGGAGATCATCATCGGCGACATGGACAGCGTGTCGGACGGCGCCCTCCGCCTTGCGCTGGCGAACGGTCATCTGTGGAGGCGGAGGCCACCGACGGAGGTCGTCCTGCACGCGTACGAGGACGGTCACGCGCCGGGCCGCGCCCGCCTGGACGACCTCGGCGTCCCGTACTCGGTCGTCGCCGCAGCGGGAACGAGCGAGGACGTCGCGTACCTGCTCGCGCACGAGAAGGGCGCCGAGACCATCGTGGCTGTGGGGAGTCACGGCAACCTGCGCGAGTTCCTCGACAAGGGACGAAGAGGCATGGCGAGCACGTTCCTCGTCCGCCTTCGAGTCGGGGAGATCCTGATGGACGCGAAGGGCGTGTCCCGCGTGTACTCGTCTCGCCTGCGAACCCGCGACGGTCTGCTCCTCGTGGGGGCGGCGTTCGCCGCGATCGGCGCCGTGATCGCCGTATCGCCCCCGCTCCGGCTGTACGTGATCCAGCTGTTCGAGGAGTTCCGGCAGTGGTTGTTCGACCTGAAGGCGTTGCTGTGA
- a CDS encoding NAD(+)/NADH kinase, with amino-acid sequence MKRVGLVAHPTRPAAKEAADRLELWFEERRIEVRRTDGTHTEDETAAVAFAQDLDLVVAVGGDGTLLRAAHLASRCDVPILGVKVGRMGFLTEVEPEYAGDLLERIVEGRARIEERLAMLAELREDVSPAQWALNEVIVEKTARHRLIRLAVYVDETYVTTFSADGVITATPTGSTAYSFSAGGPIVTPSVPCIVVTPIAPHMVFDRSLVLDADERVTIEVLGDEAAVVSADGRASLEVPVGSRVRIGRAPRPARFVRLDDTPTFHELVRRKFDLPGSHAHGDPRS; translated from the coding sequence GTGAAGCGCGTCGGACTCGTCGCGCACCCAACGAGACCCGCCGCCAAGGAGGCGGCCGATCGGCTCGAGCTGTGGTTCGAGGAGCGACGGATCGAGGTGCGCCGGACCGATGGCACCCATACCGAGGACGAGACCGCCGCCGTCGCGTTCGCCCAGGACCTGGATCTCGTCGTCGCCGTCGGCGGTGATGGAACGCTCCTCCGCGCCGCGCATCTCGCGTCGCGATGCGACGTGCCGATCCTCGGCGTGAAGGTGGGCCGCATGGGTTTCCTCACGGAGGTCGAGCCTGAGTACGCTGGCGATCTGCTCGAGCGCATCGTCGAAGGACGCGCTCGGATCGAGGAACGCTTGGCCATGCTGGCGGAGCTCCGCGAGGACGTATCTCCCGCACAGTGGGCGCTGAACGAGGTCATCGTCGAGAAGACCGCGCGGCACCGGCTGATCCGGCTCGCCGTATACGTCGACGAAACGTACGTGACGACGTTCTCGGCAGACGGCGTGATCACTGCGACACCGACCGGCTCGACCGCGTACTCGTTCTCGGCCGGCGGCCCCATCGTGACGCCGTCCGTGCCGTGCATCGTGGTCACGCCGATCGCGCCCCACATGGTGTTCGATCGATCGCTCGTGCTCGATGCGGATGAGCGGGTGACGATCGAGGTGCTGGGCGATGAGGCGGCCGTCGTCTCCGCCGACGGACGGGCGAGCCTGGAGGTGCCGGTCGGCTCGCGGGTTCGGATCGGTCGCGCGCCACGGCCGGCTCGGTTCGTTCGGCTCGACGACACACCGACGTTCCATGAGCTGGTGCGGCGGAAGTTCGACCTCCCCGGTTCTCACGCACACGGCGATCCTCGGTCCTAG
- a CDS encoding TlyA family RNA methyltransferase: protein MTRRRLDAELVRRGLVASTDDARVAVESGSVRVAGRRADKPTTLVDDAMPVEILASAERRYVSRGGEKLEAAVDAFAIDVDGRRCLDAGASTGGFTDCLLRRGAAHVVAVDVGYGQLAWSLRTDERVTFLERTNVRELTPAFLPYAPDLVVADLSFISLRSTIPALAAVADRSADFVLLVKPQFEAERSDAPGGVVRDPAVWRRAIEGVADACRGENLEPTSVLASPLTGPAGNVEFFVHAVTDGTPPAPGRFDVDSAVQAGRTLVEVR, encoded by the coding sequence GTGACTCGTCGGCGCCTGGACGCGGAGCTCGTTCGTCGTGGACTCGTGGCATCGACCGACGACGCACGCGTCGCGGTCGAGAGCGGCTCCGTTCGCGTCGCTGGCCGCCGGGCGGACAAGCCGACGACCCTCGTCGACGACGCGATGCCGGTCGAGATCCTCGCGAGCGCCGAGCGCCGGTACGTCTCGCGTGGCGGGGAGAAACTCGAGGCCGCCGTCGACGCGTTCGCCATCGACGTCGACGGGCGGCGCTGCCTGGACGCCGGCGCGTCGACCGGCGGGTTCACCGATTGCCTGCTCCGGCGGGGAGCCGCCCACGTCGTGGCCGTTGACGTGGGGTACGGCCAGCTGGCGTGGTCGCTCCGAACGGACGAGCGCGTCACGTTCCTCGAGCGGACGAACGTTCGCGAATTGACGCCGGCGTTCCTGCCGTACGCTCCCGACCTGGTGGTCGCGGACCTGTCGTTCATCTCCCTCCGCTCGACGATCCCGGCGCTTGCCGCCGTGGCCGACAGGAGTGCCGACTTCGTCCTGCTGGTGAAGCCGCAGTTCGAGGCGGAGCGCTCGGACGCTCCGGGAGGCGTCGTCCGCGACCCGGCCGTGTGGCGGCGCGCGATCGAGGGCGTAGCGGACGCCTGCCGGGGCGAGAACCTCGAACCGACGAGCGTGCTCGCTTCCCCGCTCACCGGTCCGGCCGGGAACGTCGAGTTCTTCGTGCACGCCGTCACGGACGGAACGCCACCGGCGCCCGGGAGGTTCGACGTCGACTCCGCCGTGCAGGCGGGCCGCACGCTGGTGGAGGTCCGGTGA
- a CDS encoding rhomboid family intramembrane serine protease, producing MIPLRDANPTRRVPILTLGLIAANVVIFLFWQPTLGGSDFEQQMFFFCNAEIPFEIAHQENLADGGAEARQALDEEFRQVGVGAQLQAELQQDCPDKSWLASIFVAMFLHGGWLHIAGNMLYLWVFGNNVEDRLGYVVFPLFYLLGGVAAAALQFVFDPNSTIPSLGASGAIGAVLGAYAVLFPRARVTVLVFFFLITVLDVSALFVLGAWFVLQLFSGVGSLGIDVGGGVAYWAHIGGFGFGAIVAWLFYRRPHVGTPQAYPARPDYF from the coding sequence ATGATCCCCCTCCGCGACGCCAACCCGACGCGTCGGGTGCCGATCCTCACGCTCGGCTTGATCGCCGCGAACGTTGTGATCTTCCTGTTCTGGCAGCCGACGCTCGGCGGGTCCGACTTCGAACAGCAGATGTTCTTCTTCTGCAACGCGGAGATCCCCTTCGAGATCGCTCACCAGGAAAACCTCGCCGACGGCGGAGCCGAAGCGCGACAGGCCCTCGACGAGGAGTTCCGTCAGGTCGGTGTGGGCGCCCAGCTCCAGGCTGAGCTGCAGCAGGACTGTCCGGACAAGAGCTGGCTTGCGTCGATCTTCGTGGCGATGTTCCTGCACGGTGGCTGGCTCCACATCGCGGGGAACATGCTGTACCTGTGGGTGTTCGGGAACAACGTCGAGGATCGGCTCGGATACGTCGTCTTCCCGTTGTTCTACCTGCTCGGGGGGGTCGCCGCGGCGGCGCTGCAGTTCGTGTTCGACCCAAACTCGACGATCCCCAGCCTGGGGGCGTCCGGTGCGATCGGTGCGGTCCTTGGCGCGTACGCTGTCCTCTTCCCGCGCGCCCGCGTGACGGTCCTCGTCTTCTTCTTCTTGATCACCGTGCTCGACGTTTCCGCGTTGTTCGTGCTCGGTGCGTGGTTCGTGCTGCAATTGTTCAGCGGGGTCGGATCGCTCGGTATCGACGTCGGCGGCGGTGTGGCCTATTGGGCTCACATCGGCGGGTTCGGGTTCGGAGCGATCGTGGCGTGGCTCTTCTACCGACGACCGCACGTCGGAACTCCCCAGGCGTATCCGGCCCGGCCCGACTACTTCTGA